The Arthrobacter sp. NicSoilC5 genome has a window encoding:
- a CDS encoding ABC-F family ATP-binding cassette domain-containing protein, with protein MITVQDLELRAGARLLMDQVSFRIDKGDKIGLVGRNGAGKTTLTRVLAGEGLPAAGKVTRSGEIGYLPQDPRTPDMEQLARDRILSARGLDIVVGKLRKAHDEMASEDADVQRKAMNRYDRLESEFLAAGGYAAEAEAASICSNLALPDRLLNQPLKTLSGGQRRRVELARILYSDAETMLLDEPTNHLDADSIAWLRDFLKNHQGGLIVISHDTDLLEATVNKVFLLDANRAKIDFYNMDWKRYLLQRETDERARKRERANAEKKAQVLMDQANKMRAKATKAVAAQNMAKRAERLLSGLEAVREQDRVAALRFPDPSPCGKTPLTADGLSKSYGSLEIFTDVDLAIDRGSKVVILGLNGAGKTTLLRMLAGVDTPDTGEVIPGHGLKVGYYAQEHETLDHNRTVLENMRSSAPDMKDAEVRGILGSFLFSGDDVDKPAGVLSGGEKTRLALATIVASSANVLLLDEPTNNLDPASRAEILGALRNYTGAVVLVSHDEGAVEALNPERVVMLPDGVEDLWNEDYLDLITLA; from the coding sequence GTGATTACTGTCCAGGATCTTGAACTGCGCGCCGGTGCCCGGCTCCTCATGGACCAGGTGAGCTTCCGCATCGACAAAGGGGACAAGATCGGCCTGGTGGGCCGGAACGGCGCGGGCAAGACCACGCTGACCCGTGTCCTCGCGGGCGAAGGCCTGCCCGCCGCCGGCAAGGTGACCCGCAGCGGAGAAATCGGGTACCTGCCCCAGGACCCGCGGACCCCCGACATGGAACAGTTGGCGCGTGACCGGATCCTTTCCGCCCGAGGCCTGGACATCGTCGTCGGCAAACTGCGCAAGGCGCACGACGAAATGGCGAGCGAGGACGCCGACGTCCAGCGCAAGGCCATGAACCGGTACGACCGGCTGGAATCCGAGTTCCTCGCCGCGGGCGGCTACGCAGCCGAGGCCGAAGCAGCCTCGATCTGTTCCAACCTTGCCCTCCCTGACCGGCTGCTGAACCAGCCGCTCAAGACGCTCTCCGGCGGCCAGCGGCGCCGCGTGGAGCTTGCCCGCATCTTGTACTCGGATGCCGAAACCATGCTCCTGGACGAACCGACGAACCACCTCGACGCCGACTCCATCGCCTGGCTGCGTGACTTCCTGAAGAACCACCAGGGCGGCCTGATCGTGATCAGCCACGACACCGATTTGCTGGAAGCCACCGTGAACAAGGTGTTCCTGCTGGACGCGAACCGTGCCAAGATCGACTTTTACAACATGGACTGGAAGCGCTACCTCCTGCAGCGGGAAACTGACGAGCGGGCCCGGAAGCGTGAACGGGCCAACGCCGAAAAGAAGGCGCAGGTCCTCATGGACCAGGCCAACAAGATGCGGGCCAAGGCCACCAAGGCTGTTGCCGCGCAGAACATGGCCAAGCGTGCCGAGCGGCTGCTCAGCGGACTGGAAGCTGTCCGTGAGCAGGACCGCGTGGCAGCCCTGCGGTTCCCGGACCCGTCACCCTGCGGCAAGACCCCGCTCACCGCGGACGGGCTCAGCAAGTCCTACGGGTCGCTGGAGATCTTCACCGACGTGGACCTGGCCATCGACCGCGGGTCCAAGGTGGTCATCCTTGGCCTCAACGGTGCCGGCAAGACCACCCTGCTGCGCATGCTCGCCGGTGTGGATACCCCCGACACCGGTGAGGTCATCCCGGGCCACGGCCTCAAGGTGGGCTACTACGCCCAGGAGCACGAAACCCTGGACCACAACCGCACCGTGCTGGAGAACATGCGCTCGTCCGCACCGGACATGAAGGACGCCGAGGTGCGGGGCATCCTGGGCTCATTCCTGTTCTCCGGCGACGACGTGGACAAGCCCGCAGGCGTGCTCTCCGGTGGTGAGAAGACCCGCCTGGCCCTGGCCACCATCGTGGCCTCAAGCGCCAACGTCCTTCTCCTCGACGAGCCCACCAACAACCTGGACCCCGCCAGCCGCGCGGAAATCCTCGGCGCGCTCCGGAACTACACCGGCGCCGTCGTGCTGGTCAGCCACGACGAAGGTGCTGTCGAGGCCCTGAACCCCGAACGGGTCGTCATGCTTCCGGACGGCGTGGAAGACCTCTGGAACGAGGACTACCTGGACCTGATCACCCTGGCCTAG